One Pygocentrus nattereri isolate fPygNat1 chromosome 23, fPygNat1.pri, whole genome shotgun sequence genomic window carries:
- the LOC108412564 gene encoding leucine-rich repeat-containing protein 19, whose translation MLQGDCCELQLKGKERTMAMKELVLLWMATGLVASAEILEVVPVTWLPPHLDPPGPQVDESNKSLTSIPTTYHSNTSKLILHHNYIKMTFVDAQTLSKYPNITELDLSFNLISELPAVTFSALTNLEVLNLRGNQLKTIGNDTFSDLKKLKKLELQENPWNCACLFLNIIKCINDSGVQTEGGTCAAPEELAKKSVSNVISACASRTRPPLVTTTISPVTAATPATTSTATSTATTALTSTKATTFTTAAQRTSQVVSSTLGRPNISNKDSLSEAGKMGRPEPGVSNTWKFLAGVIVIAVCTSMFIVCAVKSPSWYKLLFNYRHQRLREVDEPNVFSTGRYSNFSLDTEQTETSAAELDQGPEQPLEEEDGFIEDRYIQPEDYKDHTEDYKDHADADEV comes from the exons ATGCTTCAGGGAGACTGCTGTGAGCTCCAGCTGAAGG GTAAAGAAAGGACCATGGCGATGAAAGAGCTAGTCTTGCTGTGGATGGCAACTGGGCTGGTGGCTTCAGCTGAAATCCTGGAGGTG GTACCAGTGACCTGGCTCCCACCTCACCTGGATCCCCCTGGACCTCAG GTGGACGAAAGCAACAAGTCACTGACATCCATTCCTACCACCTACCATTCAAACACAAGCAAGTTAATCCTACACCACAACTACATCAAGATGACCTTCGTAGATGCCCAGACCTTGAGCAAATACCCCAACATAACGGAGCTAGACCTCTCATTCAACCTTATATCCGAGCTGCCTGCAGTGACCTTTTCTGCCCTCACCAACCTGGAAGTTCTCAATCTCAGGGGGAACCAGCTAAAAACGATCGGAAACGACACTTTCTCTGATCTAAAGAAGCTCAAGAAGCTGGAACTGCAGGAAAACCCATGGAACTGCGCCTGCCTCTTTCTGAACATCATAAAGTGCATAAATGACTCTGGAGTGCAGACAG AAGGAGGAACCTGTGCTGCTCCAGAAGAGCTGGCTAAGAAAAGTGTCTCAAATGTGATCAGTGCATGCGCCTCAAGAACAAGACCACCCCTAGTTACTACCACAATCAGCCCTGTTACGGCTGCTACTCCTGCTACAACTTCTACAGCTACTTCAACTGCTACGACAGCTTTGACCTCTACTAAGGCAACAACGTTCACTACTGCTGCCCAGCGGACATCACAAGTAGTGTCATCCACATTAGGCCGCCCCAACATCTCAAACAAAG ATTCCTTGTCAGAGGCTGGAAAAATGGGCAGGCCGGAGCCTGGGGTGAGCAACACCTGGAAGTTTCTGGCTGGCGTGATAGTCATCGCTGTCTGCACCTCCATGTTCATTGTGTGCGCTGTCAAATCGCCCTCATGGTACAAACTGCTCTTCAACTACCGCCACCAGAGGCTTCGCGAGGTGGACGAGCCCAACGTCTTCAGCACGGGCCGCTACTCTAACTTCAGCCTGGACACGGAGCAGACAGAGACCAGTGCCGCCGAGCTGGACCAGGGCCCAGAGCAGCCACTAGAAGAAGAGGACGGCTTTATAGAAGACCGCTACATCCAGCCAGAGGACTACAAAGACCACACTGAGGACTACAAAGACCATGCTGATGCTGATGAAGTATGA